The Enterobacter asburiae genomic sequence GGCTGGCGTGCTGCAGCGGGATATCCAGGTACGGCAGAATTTTGCCTTCCGCCATCAGCGGGATCACATCGTCAACGTGCGGGTACGGATAGACGTAGTGCAGACGCGTCCAGATACCGAGCTTGGACAGCTGCTCGCACAGGCCGACCATGCTGGTTTTCACCGGCTCGCCGTTGTGGAAACCGGAGCGGTGCTTAACGTCCACGCCGTAAGCTGAGGTGTCCTGGGAGATGACCAGCAGCTCCTTCACGCCCGCGTCGGCCAGACGTTTAGCTTCCGCCAGCACTTCGCCAATCGGACGGCTCACCAGATCGCCACGCATGGACGGGATGATGCAGAAGGTGCAGCGATGGTTGCAGCCTTCGGAAATTTTTAAGTAAGCATAGTGGCGCGGCGTCAGCTTCACGCCCTGCTCTGGCACCAGGCTCAGGAACGGGTTGTGCTTTGGTTTTGGCACGTAGTGATGAACATGTTCCAGCACCTGCTCGTAGCTGTGCGGGCCGGTGATCTCCAGCACCTTCGGGTGCACTTCGCGGATCTGGTCTTCTTTGGCGCCCAGACAGCCGGTAACAATCACTTTGCCGTTTTCCGTCAGGGCTTCACCGATGGCTTCCAGTGATTCCTGAACCGCGCTGTCGATAAATCCGCAGGTGTTCACGATCACCATATCGGCGTTGTCGTAGCTTGGCACCACGTCATAGCCCTCGGTGCGCAGTTCGGTCAGGATGCGTTCGGAATCCACGAGGTTTTTCGGGCAGCCCAGGGAGACGAAGCCGATTTTCGGCTGGTGCGTAACATTGCTCATAGGTTAAAAATTCATCAATTATGGAGTTATCAGGGCGGGATTTTACAGCGTATCGCGGGGGATTTATACACTCTTTGCAAGGCGGATGACTCGGGCAGACGTTGTAACATTGTAAATAATGTTAATCAGTTAATAAAAATTGATCCCAGGCATTAAACTGTACAAAAAATGAACTTATCCTGACTATGCACAATGGCTGACAGAGGAGGAAAGAGCATGACCGTTGACAGACTTAAACGCGATCTGCTTAACAAGCTGATCAACGCCCGAATCGACCTCGCCGCGTACCTGCAGTTGAGGAAGGCGAAAGGGTATATGTCAGTCAGCGAAAGCGAACATCTGCGTGATAACCTGTTTGAACTTTGCAATTTCATGCGTGAAAAAGCACCGACCCTGAAGGCGAAATACGGCGAAAGTGAGCTGATCGCCCTGCGCCGCGCCGCTGAGGTGCTCTCCATCGCTGGGGTATGTTTGATGAATGGACGCCACGACTGCCCGAATTTTATCGCTGTTAACGCGGAGAAGCTTGAAAACTGCCTGACCACGCTCTCTCTATGCATCATGTGCCTGAACGAGCACGAGAAGCTTGAACAGCACTGACCCAGGGGGAGGCAACTCCCCCTTCTGATTAAGCTTTTGTAAAAGTGGTAACGCGGCCGGATACAGTGGCTAACCTTTATGCCATATGCCGATAAAGGAGCGCGTTATGCCTCAATCCTCGCTAATTTCCCTGCCTGCGTTGTTCATTCCGTTTTCGCTTCTTGCTGCCCCAGAGGCGGTCAAGGTCGAGGTGCTGCAAAATAAACTCGATCACCCCTGGTCTCTGCCGTTTCTGCCGGACAATCAAGGCCTGCTGGTGACCCTGAAGGACGGTCAGCTCAAACGCTGGCAGGCCGGAAAAGGGCTGTCCGATCCGATTGTCGGCGTGCCGAAGGTCTGGGCAAACGGTCAGGGAGGATTGCTGGACGTGGTCCTCGCCCCGGATTTTGAACAATCGCGCCGCATCTGGCTGAGCTTCGCCGAAGCAGGGAGCGACGGCAAGGCCGGAACGGCGGTGGGCTATGGCCGGTTAAGCGACGATTTTACGCGCATTGACGCTTTCCAGGTGGTGTTCCGCCAGATGCCGAAACTCTCCACCGGTAACCATTTTGGCGGGCGACTGGTATTCGACGGCAAAGGCTCGCTCTTTATCGGACTCGGCGAGAATAACCAACGTCCAACGGCGCAGGATCTGGATAAATTGCAGGGTAAAGTGGTGCGCCTCACCGAAGACGGAAAAGTGCCGCCGGATAACCCCTTTGTGAATACCCCCGGCGCGCGACCCGAAATCTGGTCTTACGGCATACGCAACCCGCAGGGGATGGCGATGAATCCCTGGAGCGACACGCTGTGGCTGAACGAGCACGGCCCGCGCGGCGGGGATGAGATCAACATCCCGGAGAAAGGAAAGAACTACGGCTGGCCGCTGGCGACGCACGGCATTAACTACAGCGGTCTGAAAATTCCGGAAGCCAAAGGCGAGCACGTTGAGGGCACCGAAAAACCGCTGTTCGTCTGGAAAGTGTCACCTGCCGTGAGCGGCATGGCGTTCTACAACAGCGACGTTTTCCCGCAGTGGAAAAACAAGCTGTTTATCGGCGCGCTGAAGGAAAAGGACGTTATCGTGCTGAGCGTGGACGGCAATAAGGTGACGGAGGACGGGCGAATTCTGGGCGACCGGAATCAACGAATTCGCGATGTGCGGGTGGGGCCGGACGGCTATTTATATGTGCTGACCGACGAGACGGACGGGCAGCTGTTAAAAGTCAGCCCGTCCGGTGCGTAATCAGGTGACCGGGATCATTACCACGTTGCGGTATGCCGGGCGATCGCTCAGCTGTTTTAGCCAGCGCTCAAGATGAGGGCGCGGCGTCCACTTCAGGCCCATATTGGTCAGGTTCCAGACGAACGGCGCCACGGCGATATCGCCCACGCCGAACGCCTCACCGGAGAACCAGGCGTGCTTCGCCAGTTCTTCATCCATCATCGCGAACAGATTTTCGCAGGCGTCCTGGGCGGCATGAATAGCCGGATAGTCGCGCTCGGCTTCCGGCGTACGGATAAGCCCCATCAGGATCACGCGGTGGGTGGGGGAAAGCGTCTGGTTCGCCCAGTCCATCCACTTTTCGCCCTGAGCGCGACGGGCCGGGCTTTCTACCCACAGGCGGCCCTGACCGTACTGGGCGGCGAGGTAGCGGACAATGGTGTTGGATTCCCAAAGCGTCGCGTCGGTTTCATCATCGCGCAGCAGCGGCACCAGGCCGTTCGGGTTCATGGCCAGATAGTCGGCCTCTTTGTTTACGCCGAACGACATGCCGGCCATGATTTGATTGAACGGTAAATCCAGCTCCTCGAGCGTCCAGAGCACTTTCTTAACGTTGGTCGAGTTGTTCCTGCCCCAAAGCGTAATCATATTTACTCCTGATGAGATGTGAATCCGGGTCAGCTTTCGCCATGGTGAGATAAACCTAACAATTACGCAACAGAAGACAAAAAAATCGTCTGAATCAAAGCGTATCTGAATGTTATTGCATAAACTTTAATAACTTTACCCTCGTTGGGTTTCTTTAACCGTTTTAGTGCGCTATTACTCATCGCTTCTTGCGACACGGTGATGTGACGTAATTTTTGAATGGACACTCGGGTGGCATTTATGACGCGTAAAATGACTTCTCTGCGCAGCCTTGCGACAGGCTCTGCGCTCCTTTTCCTGTTTGCACCAACTCTCTATGCAGCTGAACAGGCTGCGCCCGAAGCGCCGCCTGTGGATGCGCGCGCCTGGATCCTGATGGATTATTCCAGCGGTAAAGTGCTGGCGGAAGGGAATGCGGATGAGAAACTCGATCCGGCAAGCCTGACCAAAATCATGACCAGCTACGTGGTCGGCCAGGCGCTGAAAGCGGGCAAGATCAAGCTGGACGATATGGTCACCATCGGGAAGGATGCCTGGGCCACCGGCAACCCGGCGCTGCGGGGCTCTTCCGTGATGTTCCTGAAGCCTGGGGATCAGGTCTCCGTTTCCGATCTGAACAAAGGGGTAATTATTCAGTCGGGAAATGATGCGTGCATCGCGCTGGCCGACTACGTTGCCGGCAGCCAGGATTCTTTCATTGGCTTGATGAATGGCTACGCGCAGAAACTGGGCTTAACCAACACCACGTTCAAAACGGTTCACGGTCTGGATTCGCCGGGACAGTTCAGTACCGCGCGCGACATGGCGCTGCTTGGGAAAGCGCTGATCCACGACGTGCCGGATGAATACGCCATCCATAAAGAGAAAGAGTTTACCTTCAATAAAATCCGCCAGCCGAACCGCAACCGCCTGCTATGGAGCAGCAACGTTAACGTGGACGGGATGAAAACCGGCACCACGGCGGGCGCGGGCTATAACCTGGTGGCCTCCGCGACCCAGGGCGACATGCGCCTGATTTCGGTGGTGCTGGGCACCAAAACCGACCGTATTCGCTTTAATGAGTCAGAAAAACTGCTGACCTGGGGCTTCCGCTTCTATGAAACCGTGACGCCGATTAAACCGGATGCCACCTTCGTCAGCCAGCGCGTCTGGTTTGGCGACAAGAGTGAAGTCAATCTCGGGGCGGGTGAAGGCGGCTCGGTGACCATTCCGCGCGGTCAGCTGAAAAACCTGAAGGCCAGCTACACCCTGACCGACCCGCAGCTCACGGCGCCGCTGAAAAAAGGCCAGGTGGTCGGGACGATTGATTTCCAG encodes the following:
- a CDS encoding PQQ-dependent sugar dehydrogenase, which gives rise to MPQSSLISLPALFIPFSLLAAPEAVKVEVLQNKLDHPWSLPFLPDNQGLLVTLKDGQLKRWQAGKGLSDPIVGVPKVWANGQGGLLDVVLAPDFEQSRRIWLSFAEAGSDGKAGTAVGYGRLSDDFTRIDAFQVVFRQMPKLSTGNHFGGRLVFDGKGSLFIGLGENNQRPTAQDLDKLQGKVVRLTEDGKVPPDNPFVNTPGARPEIWSYGIRNPQGMAMNPWSDTLWLNEHGPRGGDEINIPEKGKNYGWPLATHGINYSGLKIPEAKGEHVEGTEKPLFVWKVSPAVSGMAFYNSDVFPQWKNKLFIGALKEKDVIVLSVDGNKVTEDGRILGDRNQRIRDVRVGPDGYLYVLTDETDGQLLKVSPSGA
- the bssR gene encoding biofilm formation regulator BssR yields the protein MTVDRLKRDLLNKLINARIDLAAYLQLRKAKGYMSVSESEHLRDNLFELCNFMREKAPTLKAKYGESELIALRRAAEVLSIAGVCLMNGRHDCPNFIAVNAEKLENCLTTLSLCIMCLNEHEKLEQH
- the rimO gene encoding 30S ribosomal protein S12 methylthiotransferase RimO codes for the protein MSNVTHQPKIGFVSLGCPKNLVDSERILTELRTEGYDVVPSYDNADMVIVNTCGFIDSAVQESLEAIGEALTENGKVIVTGCLGAKEDQIREVHPKVLEITGPHSYEQVLEHVHHYVPKPKHNPFLSLVPEQGVKLTPRHYAYLKISEGCNHRCTFCIIPSMRGDLVSRPIGEVLAEAKRLADAGVKELLVISQDTSAYGVDVKHRSGFHNGEPVKTSMVGLCEQLSKLGIWTRLHYVYPYPHVDDVIPLMAEGKILPYLDIPLQHASPRILKLMKRPGSVDRQLARIKQWREICPDLTLRSTFIVGFPGETEEDFQMLLDFLKEARLDRVGCFKYSPVEGATANELADQVPEEVKEERWNRFMQLQQQISAERLQEKVGREIMVIVDEVDEEGAIGRSMADAPEIDGAVYLNGETNVKPGDIIRVKVENADEYDLWGSRV
- the dacC gene encoding serine-type D-Ala-D-Ala carboxypeptidase yields the protein MTRKMTSLRSLATGSALLFLFAPTLYAAEQAAPEAPPVDARAWILMDYSSGKVLAEGNADEKLDPASLTKIMTSYVVGQALKAGKIKLDDMVTIGKDAWATGNPALRGSSVMFLKPGDQVSVSDLNKGVIIQSGNDACIALADYVAGSQDSFIGLMNGYAQKLGLTNTTFKTVHGLDSPGQFSTARDMALLGKALIHDVPDEYAIHKEKEFTFNKIRQPNRNRLLWSSNVNVDGMKTGTTAGAGYNLVASATQGDMRLISVVLGTKTDRIRFNESEKLLTWGFRFYETVTPIKPDATFVSQRVWFGDKSEVNLGAGEGGSVTIPRGQLKNLKASYTLTDPQLTAPLKKGQVVGTIDFQLNGKSIEQRPLIVMEAVEEGGFFSRMWDFVMMKFHGWFGNWFS
- a CDS encoding glutathione S-transferase family protein; this encodes MITLWGRNNSTNVKKVLWTLEELDLPFNQIMAGMSFGVNKEADYLAMNPNGLVPLLRDDETDATLWESNTIVRYLAAQYGQGRLWVESPARRAQGEKWMDWANQTLSPTHRVILMGLIRTPEAERDYPAIHAAQDACENLFAMMDEELAKHAWFSGEAFGVGDIAVAPFVWNLTNMGLKWTPRPHLERWLKQLSDRPAYRNVVMIPVT